Within the Candidatus Omnitrophota bacterium genome, the region TCGTCCATCGTGTCTCGTGGAGTTGTTGGTTCCCGATTTTTGCGGAAGCCTGGAAGCGTTGGATAGGGTTCTACTCGCGAAACCCGCCGTCCTCAATCATAACGTGGAAACCGTCCCTCACCTTTATCGAACCATTCAACCCTGGTCGGACTGGGACTGCTCGCTAGCCATTCTGCGGCGCGCAGCGCAACAAGGATTCATTACCAAAAGCGGAATCATCGCCGGTTTGGGGGAGACGAAAGCAGAAATATTCGAGGCTATCGGAAAAGTCCGTGAAACGGGATGCGCCATCCTCACCATCGGACAATACCTTTCCCCCACGCCGCGCCACGCCAAAGTCGAGCGCGTCGTATCGCTGGACGAATTCGCCGAATATGAAGCCTTCGCTAAGGAACTTGGATTCGCGGCGGTCTTAGCCGGTCCATTGGTTAGAAGTTCCTACCGCGCCAAGCGGGCCTATGAAGCTGCACTTCGAAAAAAACTCGGCAGCCAATAAGATGGAATTGTTATTTCCTCTTTCCCCCTTCTTTGGAAGTGGGAGTAAGTTTATC harbors:
- the lipA gene encoding lipoyl synthase; the protein is MPAILDPSIKIKLPVGQACEDVRQIVETKQLHTVCQSARCPNMYECWSERSATFMLLGNICTRSCRFCAVQHGKPSSLDVSEPERVAEAVFDLKLDYAVITSVNRDDLPDGGASIFAETLRCVRAIRPSCLVELLVPDFCGSLEALDRVLLAKPAVLNHNVETVPHLYRTIQPWSDWDCSLAILRRAAQQGFITKSGIIAGLGETKAEIFEAIGKVRETGCAILTIGQYLSPTPRHAKVERVVSLDEFAEYEAFAKELGFAAVLAGPLVRSSYRAKRAYEAALRKKLGSQ